A window of Echeneis naucrates chromosome 13, fEcheNa1.1, whole genome shotgun sequence contains these coding sequences:
- the nox4 gene encoding NADPH oxidase 4, whose translation MRTGGKGADTGRSVDRTHTHTHTHTLLEIPGLPVCPSQPRRGSGAQSGQLQAPRPGIMAVSLRSWVANEGGKHLVLMLWVGTNIWLFLKTFLLYSSGQQYHYLYKMLGLGLCISRASASVLNLNCSLVLLPMCRSLLTFVRGTDTVSSRKTRRLLDKSKTFHVACGVTICIFSVVHVSAHLVNVLNFSVSYSDDFPALNLARYRGEDPKLIVLTTIPGVTGVLLTLILFLMFMSSSYCVRVSNYEIFWYTHNLFIVFYIILMVHMVGGALKYQTNIDAHPPGCLRANQSSTGSQGKELDRGEDEEQRCREEAHFQPHYPQTWLWVSGPLCLYCAERFYRYVRSSDPVTIVTVIKHPCDVFELRMLKKNFRARPGQYILLNCPNVSSFENHPFTLTTCPTENKETFGIHLRVVGDWTGRFTEMLLPQPRIGLDVLPMLQQRRYPKLYVDGPFGSPSEEVFNYDVSLCVAGGIGVTPFACVLHALLDGWTGFRLQRLYFVWVCRELQSFYWFAELLCALHHKLWQENRPDYFNLRLYLSRADGLQSMPEEKYRPLASRLLVGRPRWKLLFDEIGKTNKDKRVGVFCCGPKGISRTLHRLCNSGRSSGATFEFNKESFS comes from the exons ATGCGGACAGGAGGTAAGGGGGCAGACACCGGCCGGTCTGTggacaggacacacacacacacacacacacacactctgctggaGATCCCGGGTCTGCCGGTCTGTCCCTCTCAGCCACGCCGAGGATCTGGAGCGCAGTCCGGGCAGCTGCAGGCTCCCCGGCCGGGCATCATGGCTGTGTCGCTGCGGAGCTGGGTCGCCAACGAAGGAGGAAAGCATCTGGTCCTG atgctGTGGGTAGGAACTAACATCTGGCTCTTTCTAAAGACCTTCCTGCTCTATTCTTCCGGACAACAGTATCACTACCTCTACAAGATGCTCGGG CTTGGTCTGTGCATCAGCAGAGCATCTGCATCTGTCCTGAACCTGAACTGCAGCTTGGTGCTGTTGCCCATGTGCCGCTCCCTGCTCACCTTTGTGCGAGGAACAGACACG GTATCAAGCAGAAAGACCCGCAGACTTCTGGACAAGAGCAAGACCTTCCATGTTGCCTGTGGAGTCACCATCTGCATCTTCTCTG tTGTGCATGTATCTGCCCACTTGGTGAATGTGCTAAACTTCAGCGTAAGCTACTCAGACGACTTTCCTGCTCTCAATTTGGCTCGCTACAGAGGAGAG GACCCGAAGCTGATCGTTCTGACCACAA TCCCAGGAGTCACGGGCGTCTTGTTGACTCTCATCCTCTTCCTGATGTTCATGTCCTCCTCATACTGTGTACG gGTGTCTAACTATGAGATCTTCTGGTACACACACAACCTCTTCATTGTCTTCTATATCATCCTTATGGTGCACATGGTTGG TGGAGCTCTGAAGTATCAGACCAACATAGATGCCCACCCTCCTGGCTGCctcagagccaatcagagcagcaCGGGGTCACAGGGCAAAGAATTGGACAGGGGTGAAGATGAAGAGCAGCGGTGCCGAGAGGAGGCTCACTTCCAGCCACATTAccctcag ACGTGGCTTTGGGTGTCCGGTCCGCTCTGCCTCTACTGTGCTGAGCGCTTCTACCGCTACGTCCGGAGTAGTGACCCTGTTACCATAGTAACAGTCATCAAGCATCCCTGTGATGTCTTTGAGTTGCGAATGCTAAAAAAGAACTTCAGAGCTCGTCCTGGACAA tATATTCTTCTTAACTGTCCAAATGTCTCTTCATTTGAGAACCATCCCTTCACACTGACGACG TGTCCCACCGAAAACAAGGAAACTTTTGGGATTCATCTCCGAGTCGTGGGAGACTGGACTG ggCGCTTCACGGAGATGTTACTTCCTCAGCCAAGGATTGGCTTGGACGTCCTTCCCATGCTGCAACAGAGGAGATACCCCAA GCTTTACGTGGATGGTCCGTTTGGAAGTCCATCGGAGGAAGTTTTTAACTATGACGTCAGTCTGTGTGTTGCTGGTGGAATAGGAGTCACTCCGTTTGCCTGCGTGCTGCACGCTCTACT TGATGGTTGGACTGGTTTCAGACTGCAGAGGTTGTATTTTGTTTGGGTCTGCAGGGAGCTTCAGTCCTTTTACTGGTTCGCTGAGCTGCTGTGTGCCCTTCATCACAAA CTTTGGCAGGAAAACAGACCAGACTACTTCAATCTGAGATTGTATCTCAGTCGGGCAGATGGTCTGCAG AGCATGCCTGAGGAGAAGTACCGGCCGCTGGCCTCCAGGCTGCTGGTTGGCCGGCCCAGGTGGAAGTTGCTGTTTGATGAGATTGGCAAGACTAATAAGGA TAAGCGTGTTGGGGTTTTTTGCTGTGGACCTAAAGGCATCTCCAGGACTCTCCACAGACTGTGCAACTCAGGCCGATCCTCTGGAGCAACCTTTGAATTCAACAAAGAATCcttcagctga
- the tyr gene encoding tyrosinase produces the protein MRSLCVSLLLLQLCGTSFCQFPRPCANSEGLRTKECCPVWQGDGSACGALSGRGFCAEVLVSEEPHGPQYPHSGIDDRERWPLAFYNRTCQCAGNYGGFNCGECRFGYWGSNCAEYRETMRRNILTVSAAEQQKFISYLNLAKNTINRDYVIATGTRAEMGENGENPMFSDINTYDLFVWMHYYVSRDAFLGGPGNVWRDIDFAHESAAFLPWHRVYLLHWENEIRKLTGDFNFSIPYWDWRDAQSCEVCTDALMGGRSSSNPNLISPASIFSSWKVICTQPEEYNSREAMCNTTGEGPLLRNPGNHDLNRVPRLPTTADVDFTVSIPEYETGDMDRFANRSFRNVIEGFASPVTGIAVPGQSTMHNALHVFMNGSMSSVQGSANDPIFLLHHTFIDSIFERWLRTHQPLRSNYPRANAPIGHNDGYYMVPFLPLYRNGDYFLSTKALGYEYAYLLDPGQRFVQEFLTPYLEQAQQIWQWLLGAGILGAAIASIIAVLVVVARRKWKHSQRRKRASSYGERQPLLQSSSEEGSSSYQTTL, from the exons ATGAGGAGTCTGTGTGtatctctccttctcctgcagctctgtgggactTCTTTTTGTCAGTTTCCTCGCCCTTGTGCCAACTCAGAGGGACTCCGTACCAAGGAGTGCTGCCCGGTGTGGCAGGGGGACGGCTCGGCCTGCGGCGCCCTGTCAGGCCGGGGTTTCTGCGCCGAGGTGCTGGTGTCAGAAGAGCCCCATGGGCCACAGTATCCGCACAGCGGGATCGATGACAGGGAGCGCTGGCCTTTGGCTTTCTATAACCGGACGTGTCAGTGTGCTGGAAACTACGGAGGGTTTAACTGCGGGGAGTGCAGGTTTGGTTACTGGGGCTCCAACTGCGCAGAGTACAGAGAAACGATGCGCAGGAACATCCTGACCGTGTCCGCTGCCGAGCAGCAGAAGTTCATCTCCTACCTGAACCTCGCCAAAAACACCATCAACCGTGACTATGTCATCGCCACAGGGACGAGAGCAGAGATGGGTGAAAACGGGGAGAACCCCATGTTCTCGGACATCAACACCTATGACCTGTTTGTCTGGATGCACTACTACGTGTCCCGGGACGCCTTCTTGGGGGGGCCGGGGAATGTATGGAGGGACATCGACTTTGCCCACGAATCTGCAGCCTTTCTGCCCTGGCACCGAGTCTACCTGCTTCACTGGGAGAACGAGATAAGGAAGCTGACGGGAGATTTTAACTTCAGCATCCCGTACTGGGACTGGAGGGATGCCCAGTCCTGTGAGGTCTGCACCGATGCTCTGATGGGTGgacgcagcagcagcaacccCAACCTCATCAGCCCTGCTTCTATTTTTTCCTCGTGGAAG gTGATCTGCACGCAGCCAGAGGAGTACAACAGCAGAGAAGCGATGTGCAACACCACTGGGGAGGGCCCTCTGTTACGTAACCCTGGCAACCATGATCTGAACCGCGTGCCTCGACTTCCCACAACAGCTGATGTGGACTTCACTGTGTCCATTCCTGAGTACGAGACCGGAGACATGGACCGATTCGCCAACAGGAGTTTCAGAAATGTCATTGAGG GTTTTGCCAGTCCGGTCACGGGTATAGCAGTGCCAGGCCAGAGCACCATGCACAACGCCCTGCACGTCTTCATGAACGGCTCCATGTCGTCAGTGCAGGGTTCAGCCAATGATCCCATCTTCCTGCTGCACCATACTTTTATTGACAG CATCTTCGAACGCTGGCTCAGGACTCACCAGCCTCTACGATCCAACTACCCCCGTGCCAATGCCCCCATTGGCCACAATGATGGTTACTACATGGTGCCCTTCCTGCCTCTTTATAGAAACGGAGACTACTTCCTTTCCACTAAGGCTCTGGGATACGAGTATGCCTACTTGTTGGACCCTG GCCAGAGGTTTGTGCAGGAGTTCCTGACACCCTACCTGGAGCAGGCCCAGCAGATTTGGCAGTGGCTCTTGGGAGCAGGGATCCTTGGAGCTGCAATCGCCTCAATCATTGCTGTATTAGTTGTTGTTGCAAGGAGGAAGTGGAAGCAcagccagaggaggaagagggccTCAAGCTACGGAGAAAGACAGCCACTACtgcagagcagctcagaggaagGCTCATCCTCATATCAGACTACTctgtaa